A part of Arachis hypogaea cultivar Tifrunner chromosome 12, arahy.Tifrunner.gnm2.J5K5, whole genome shotgun sequence genomic DNA contains:
- the LOC140177205 gene encoding uncharacterized protein → MLVVGFIKCGEKTWAQYNANIHIDKKFTEKSDESISNRNNNESTMDFPKDPRKLFEHFKLFFFSLFKDLVLSFEDLEREQSRFRNLDHKKAFEFVEIQLWYAYDVFYTKAYVIFTRRGKTLCAITASITITVFICFCIVQDTTMHRISKVDQVITWLLVVGVVLQELVTIGKLLLSTWKVRMHPVDIPFFEKWRGLRNCNLINFCLRYNLYYWSLEDIKSRLFDKVDRTFKVNEILTKNIFDYLLAKSSSTLQQCTGKNGMNFAIMESGLKSIEWTKHVEFHQSILTWHIATNLCYHGIDDVEGLGQTVKDKVDNSRKISDYMLYLLIMQRHMLPIGRGVITAPATFTETSKLFRELKVESDNVREACEKLMQFDKERKRVRPGSALFDGCSLARSLINEMETVRRWEFLEAMWIEILGYAATQCRPEQHAQQLRKGGEFLSQIWLLMAYLGLIEQFHVHSSSSKDQSTHHHINQQEQGNNDERLQIPEDRTGEGEVNDIEEEIP, encoded by the exons ATGCTTGTTGTTGGTTTTATCAAATGTGGGGAGAAAACCTGGGCTCAATATAATGCAAACATCCATATTGATAAAAAGTTCACAGAGAAATCTGATGAATCCATTTCaaatagaaataataatgaaTCAACAATGGACTTTCCAAAAGATCctcgaaaattatttgaacatTTCAAGCTCTTCTTCTTTAGTCTCTTTAAGGATTTAGTCCTAAGTTTCGAAGATCTTGAGCGAGAGCAGTCTCGTTTTCGAAATTTGGACCATAAAAAGGCTTTTGAATTTGTGGAGATCCAACTTTGGTATGCCTACGATGTTTTCTACACCAAGGCCTACGTAATATTTACTCGTAGGGGTAAAACATTGTGTGCTATTACTGCTTCCATCACTATCACAGTGTTCATTTGCTTCTGCATAGTTCAGGACACAACAATGCACAGGATATCAAAGGTAGATCAAGTTATTACGTGGCTACTGGTGGTTGGAGTTGTACTTCAAGAACTTGTCACTATAGGAAAACTACTATTATCAACATGGAAGGTGAGGATGCACCCTGTGGATATTCCTTTTTTTGAAAAGTGGAGGGGACTGAGGAACTGCAACTTAATAAATTTTTGTCTGCGATATAACCTATATTATTGGAGTTTAGAGGACATAAAGTCACGTCTTTTTGACAAAGTAGATAGAACTTTCAAAGTAAatgaaatattgacaaaaaatatatttgactACTTGTTAGCCAAATCAAGTTCAACCTTACAACAATGCACAGGTAAGAATGGGATGAATTTTGCCATTATGGAGTCTGGTCTCAAGTCCATAGAATGGACCAAACATGTAGAATTTCACCAAAGCATTCTCACATGGCACATCGCCACAAATCTATGCTATCATGGAATTGATGATGTTGAAGGACTTGGACAAACCGTTAAAGATAAGGTGGACAACAGTAGGAAGATTTCTGATTATATGTTGTATCTTCTAATCATGCAACGTCACATGTTGCCTATAGGGAGAGGGGTGATCACTGCTCCTGCCACATTCACTGAAACATCAAAACTTTTTCGAGAATTGAAGGTAGAATCTGATAATGTGCGTGAAGCATGTGAGAAGTTGATGCAGTTTgataaagaaaggaaaagagtccGACCCGGCTCTGCTCTATTCGATGGATGCAGCCTTGCGCGCTCTCTCATAAATGAAATGGAAACTGTAAGGAGATGGGAGTTCTTGGAGGCTATGTGGATTGAGATACTTGGTTATGCTGCCACACAATGTAGGCCGGAACAGCATGCCCAGCAACTGAGAAAAGGGGGAGAGTTTCTCTCTCAAATTTGGCTTCTCATGGCTTATCTTGGTCTCATTGAACAATTCCATGTCCATTCTTCCTCCTCAAAGGACCAGTCCACTCATCATCACATTAATCAACAAGAACAAG GAAACAATGATGAAAGACTTCAAATACCTGAAGATAGAACTGGGGAAGGAGAAGTCAATGATATTGAAGAAGAGATTCCTTGA